In the genome of Tissierellales bacterium, one region contains:
- the hemW gene encoding radical SAM family heme chaperone HemW codes for MKIGVYIHIPFCKSKCKYCDFASYPSQFKNREKYFEALKKEISLRSEKAKSILDDEENIEIDTIYIGGGTPSIVEPKYIEQVIECLKSEFDLSNCREFSIEMNPNTVTEDKILSYKNMGVNRFSLGLQSTNDDHLKAIGRCHKYSDFLNAINIIKKCGIENINADLIYNLPDETLEDVINDIDRLASLDIQHISFYSLTLMEETPLYNLYIEGKLNMPDEELERDMYHKGIARLKEKGFYQYEISNFARSERECKHNIIYWETKPYIGLGLAAHSYFDDRRWGNESEFDKYINLVEKNTLPEIKESIEHIGRDEKIFEYLMLNLRMTKGFELDDYESRFGAELDDEHIKIFEKLIDEELIEKTRKGYKLSIKGMDLSNYVFEQLMDF; via the coding sequence ATGAAAATAGGAGTTTATATACATATTCCATTTTGTAAATCTAAGTGTAAATACTGCGATTTTGCATCATATCCAAGTCAGTTTAAAAATAGAGAAAAATACTTTGAAGCTCTAAAAAAAGAAATATCACTTAGAAGTGAAAAAGCCAAAAGTATATTAGATGATGAAGAAAATATAGAAATTGACACTATATACATAGGTGGTGGAACTCCTAGTATAGTAGAACCTAAGTATATAGAACAAGTGATAGAATGCTTGAAATCAGAATTTGATTTATCTAATTGCAGAGAATTTTCCATAGAGATGAATCCGAATACTGTTACAGAGGATAAAATACTATCATATAAGAATATGGGGGTAAATAGATTTAGTTTGGGACTTCAGAGTACAAATGACGACCATCTCAAAGCGATAGGTAGATGCCATAAGTACAGTGATTTTCTAAATGCCATAAATATAATAAAAAAATGTGGTATAGAAAATATAAATGCAGATCTAATATATAATTTACCAGATGAGACGCTTGAAGATGTAATAAACGATATAGATAGATTGGCATCACTAGATATACAGCATATATCATTTTACAGTTTGACATTAATGGAAGAAACCCCTCTTTATAATCTATATATAGAAGGAAAATTAAATATGCCAGATGAAGAGCTAGAAAGAGATATGTATCATAAAGGTATAGCTAGGCTTAAAGAAAAAGGATTTTACCAATATGAAATTTCGAATTTTGCTAGAAGTGAAAGAGAGTGCAAGCACAATATAATATATTGGGAGACAAAACCCTATATTGGACTAGGTTTAGCTGCACATAGTTATTTTGATGACCGAAGATGGGGTAATGAATCTGAATTTGATAAATATATTAATTTGGTTGAGAAAAATACATTGCCGGAAATAAAAGAAAGTATAGAGCATATAGGAAGAGACGAGAAGATATTTGAGTATCTTATGCTAAATTTACGAATGACAAAGGGTTTTGAATTGGATGACTATGAGTCGAGATTTGGAGCTGAATTGGATGATGAACATATAAAAATATTTGAAAAACTGATAGATGAAGAACTCATAGAAAAGACTAGAAAAGGCTATAAATTGAGCATAAAGGGAATGGACTTATCAAATTATGTATTTGAGCAATTGATGGATTTTTAA
- the lepA gene encoding translation elongation factor 4, protein MSKFNNQKYIRNFSIIAHIDHGKSTLADRLIEKTGLLTQREMKEQVLDNMDLERERGITIKLQTIRLVYKANDGQEYLLNLIDTPGHVDFTYEVSRSLAACEGAVLIVDAAQGIEAQTLANTYLALDQDLEIMPVINKIDLPSARPDEIKLEIEDVIGLDTEGIPLISAKDGTNIEQVLEAIVENIPAPEGDVEAPLKALIFDSFYDSYRGVIADIRVVDGSVKVGDKIKMMASEREFEVTEVGIFAPKMVPTKQLSAGEVGYLTASMKDVRDAKVGDTITLAKDGTDEPLEGYKEVNSMVYCGIYPAEGEDYNNVREALEKLQVNDAAFVFEPETSVALGFGFRCGFLGLLHLEIIQERLEREFDLDIITTAPGVIYNIMKTDGQMIQLQNPSDLPPVQEIDYMEEPMVRANIMTPTDFVGPIMDLCQNKRAIFKDMEYIEETRVIMHYEIPLNEVIYDFFDALKSKTKGYASLDYELIGYKRSELVKLDILINKELVDAFSIIVHKEKAYERGRSIAERLKEVIPRHMFVVPIQASVGTKVIARETIRAMRKDVLAKCYGGDISRKKKLLQKQKEGKKRMRNVGSVNVPQEAFLAVLKFDEK, encoded by the coding sequence ATGAGCAAATTTAATAATCAAAAGTATATTCGTAACTTTTCAATTATCGCTCATATCGATCATGGAAAGTCAACTTTGGCAGATAGATTGATAGAAAAGACAGGATTGCTTACGCAAAGAGAGATGAAAGAACAAGTTCTAGATAATATGGATTTGGAAAGAGAAAGAGGAATTACAATAAAGCTACAAACTATAAGACTAGTATACAAGGCAAATGATGGACAAGAGTATTTGCTAAATCTTATAGATACACCAGGACATGTCGATTTCACATACGAAGTATCTAGAAGTTTGGCAGCTTGCGAAGGTGCGGTTTTAATAGTGGACGCAGCACAGGGAATAGAAGCTCAAACACTAGCGAACACATATCTAGCGCTAGATCAAGATTTGGAAATCATGCCAGTTATAAACAAGATAGACTTACCAAGTGCTAGACCGGATGAAATCAAATTGGAGATAGAAGATGTTATAGGATTAGATACAGAGGGTATTCCTCTTATATCGGCCAAAGATGGAACTAATATAGAACAAGTACTAGAGGCTATAGTAGAAAACATACCTGCGCCAGAAGGTGATGTAGAGGCGCCGCTGAAGGCACTTATATTTGATTCATTCTATGATAGCTATAGAGGTGTTATAGCTGATATTAGAGTAGTAGATGGAAGTGTAAAGGTTGGAGATAAAATTAAAATGATGGCTTCAGAAAGAGAGTTTGAAGTAACAGAAGTTGGTATATTTGCGCCTAAAATGGTTCCTACAAAGCAATTGTCAGCCGGAGAAGTTGGTTATTTGACAGCTAGTATGAAAGATGTTAGAGACGCTAAAGTTGGTGATACTATAACACTTGCTAAGGATGGGACGGATGAACCTCTAGAAGGATACAAAGAAGTAAACTCTATGGTTTATTGTGGAATCTATCCAGCGGAAGGTGAAGATTACAACAATGTACGTGAAGCACTTGAAAAACTTCAAGTGAATGATGCGGCATTTGTATTTGAGCCAGAGACATCAGTAGCTCTTGGATTTGGATTTAGATGTGGTTTCCTAGGATTATTGCACCTTGAAATCATACAGGAGAGACTAGAGAGAGAGTTTGATTTAGATATAATTACTACAGCACCAGGTGTTATATACAATATAATGAAGACAGATGGTCAAATGATACAACTTCAGAACCCATCAGATCTGCCACCAGTGCAGGAAATAGATTATATGGAAGAACCAATGGTAAGAGCAAATATCATGACACCAACTGATTTTGTTGGACCAATAATGGACCTTTGCCAAAACAAGAGAGCCATATTTAAAGATATGGAGTATATAGAAGAAACTAGAGTTATAATGCACTATGAAATCCCATTGAATGAAGTTATATACGATTTCTTTGATGCACTTAAATCAAAGACTAAAGGATATGCTTCGCTTGATTATGAACTTATAGGATACAAGAGATCAGAGCTAGTTAAGTTAGATATACTGATAAACAAAGAATTAGTGGATGCATTCTCTATAATAGTACACAAAGAGAAAGCTTATGAAAGAGGAAGATCTATAGCTGAAAGACTTAAAGAAGTTATACCAAGACATATGTTTGTAGTACCTATTCAGGCTAGTGTTGGTACAAAGGTAATAGCTAGAGAGACTATAAGAGCTATGAGAAAAGACGTACTTGCCAAATGTTATGGTGGAGATATTTCTAGAAAGAAAAAACTTCTTCAAAAACAGAAAGAAGGAAAGAAGAGAATGAGAAATGTGGGTAGCGTAAACGTTCCACAAGAGGCATTCTTAGCTGTATTAAAATTTGACGAAAAATAA